The following proteins are encoded in a genomic region of Fusarium oxysporum f. sp. lycopersici 4287 chromosome 1, whole genome shotgun sequence:
- a CDS encoding hypothetical protein (At least one base has a quality score < 10) — protein MGSYHFKHEHLGEVIGLERGTDIIQFRGIPYATIPARFRQSILNGTLPSQPFDARQPGPFCPQVPIEAPAFWDQPPGEDYPALTASKGDEYGCLNLNITAPTAALENAEKGKIPVLVFIHGGAFISGSQCIAFNGREIFDPTNLVQVSLKRNQAIVVVTINYRLGPLGFLASKDLETYNKAHGEPVGNYGLHDQARALDWVNKFIHGFGGDPDEVTVNGTSAGAISTHYQTLFPGRKFKRAIMSSGTIIGLGPQTMDEHEANFSKYVEAVSDSNTPNTTTIELLQAAPVQELVTAVPAFISYPLVDGQWVKGGSCDSLAIQNPPDIMIGSCAYEQDVAEFLLEHAPGTKSLSDDRFLLTVKEVLSTNSIFHDAVDLLIADPDIREAYGVRSNDSADLQNWAALIGDVMFRIPVVFMASLQPDQPMLIYEIAATNPFTNSAMHYQKANHGLNDILLFDVAEDAVPEKHLEEWRGAVATLQSVWLDFSHGLTPWPPAKSSGEDLGPFYRVDNTTGGVVCQSLDELVGKPTAERWSIVLRQARIFQKQK, from the exons ATGGGAAGCTATCACTTCAAGCACGAACACCTCGGCGAGGTTATTGGGCTGGAACGCGGAACGGACATCATACAGTTCCGCGGGATACCTTACGCCACCATCCCAGCTCGCTTTCGGCAGAGTATTCTCAACGGCACTCTGCCCTCGCAACCATTTGATGCGAGACAACCCGG CCCATTTTGTCCTCAAGTGCCTATTGAAGCCCCTGCCTTTTGGGACCAACCTCCAGGCGAGGACTACCCGGCCCTGACTGCCTCCAAGGGCGACGAATACGGGTGTCTGAATCTTAACATCACCGCTCCAACGGCAGCTCTGGAGAACGCAGAAAAAGGCAAGATCCCTGTGCTCGTGTTCATTCATGGAGGTGCCTTCATCTCTGGATCACAGTGCATCGCCTTCAATGGCCGAGAGATTTTCGATCCTACGAACTTGGTCCAAGTGAGCCTCAAGCGCAACCAAGCCATTGTTGTTGTAACGATCAACTACAGGCTTGGCCCACTAGGCTTCCTCGCATCGAAAGATTTGGAGACTTACAACAAGGCCCACGGTGAGCCCGTGGGAAACTATGGATTACATGACCAGGCTCGGGCCCTAGATTGGGTTAACAAGTTCATCCACGGCTTTGGCGGCGATCCAGACGAGGTCACGGTCAATGGCACCAGCGCCGGTGCCATCTCGACGCACTACCAAACGCTGTTCCCGGGCCGCAAGTTCAAACGCGCCATCATGTCAAGCGGAACCATCATTGGACTTGGACCCCAAACCATGGACGAACACGAAGCCAATTTTTCCAAGTACGTGGAGGCGGTGTCCGACTCGAATACACCAAACACGACGACAATCGAGCTTTTGCAGGCAGCGCCTGTGCAGGAGCTCGTGACTGCCGTGCCAGCTTTCATTTCGTACCCCTTAGTGGATGGCCAATGGGTTAAGGGAGGTAGTTGCGACTCGCTCGCCATCCAGAACCCACCAGATATTATGATAGGAAGCTGTGCATACGAG CAAGATGTCGCCGAGTTCCTTCTGGAACACGCTCCAGGAACAAAGTCGTTGTCCGATGACAGGTTCCTTCTTACTGTCAAGGAGGTGCTCTCCACCAACAGCATTTTTCACGATGCAGTGGACCTATTGATTGCTGACCCGGACATACGGGAAGCATATGGTGTCCGGAGCAACGACTCTGCCGATTTACAGAACTGGGCCGCCCTCATCGGAGACGTCATGTTCCGAATCCCTGTAGTCTTCATGGCATCCCTCCAGCCCGACCAACCGATGCTTATATACGAGATTGCGGCGACCAATCCTTTCACTAACAGCGCTATGCATTACCAAAAGGCCAATCACGGCCTCAATGATATCCTGCTCTTCGATGTTGCCGAAGACGCGGTCCCCGAGAAGCATTTGGAGGAATGGCGAGGCGCTGTGGCCACCCTCCAGTCTGTATGGTTGGACTTTTCCCATGGGCTGACGCCTTGGCCCCCGGCGAAGAGCTCTGGAGAAGACCTCGGCCCTTTCTACAGAGTCGACAATACTACGGGCGGGGTTGTGTGTCAGTCTTTGGATGAACTGGTCGGGAAGCCGACGGCCGAAAGGTGGTCAATTGTTTTGCGTCAAGCTCGCATTTTCCAAAAGCAGAAGTAA
- a CDS encoding hypothetical protein (At least one base has a quality score < 10) yields the protein MDSQFQFILDHTFSRILQPRACDQCYARKVRCERTAPCETCTITGLTCTYRRGPPKKKAGTRLTARAANHPNTSRLSQPAPRPSTRRGAPNDNVAVPAAYSWHHQSSDTGSDTSTAVALLGNRHNAVIDNVGPLRGYPTAVGEAVTLGSASDNQLDQTSWTDSPAVFWADVPPFATWTCAAQSTMPLPMLGSPRPPTRLASCIPRWPPTRRQSLGTIAGDGFTSPLDAAQISQLVDIFLSRLHLSMPFFKRSYLSDNVRHGQHERDRQFNALLHSICAYTLFQPIVSEDRHLFSGRLKLAESVLSCSIALHGCRDFGQEPTIDTVITSFFLFGCQFCRGNHNAALVRLREAQVLAELLHLNDPSGYGNIMPGEFDRRVRTVTALIIIDRIYALQRATKLQMPRLMASEVMDLHSLINGASSPEEAPEDLAIEGIRQMIDSTDFVDDTVVRCWKNSCQMDPEEQHVTPERVTYLLARYMRPLRPTSATGTEAQHADILITRHWICSMLWTLSFHHGYTSFSASSKELQPSYAVHIAAETVEACSKFALSSLETHGVGLVEKLFEIAVNLTQVARAFELNMERTDGGNAISGSRSSAVLETESLDPTYVAPPSEELDWTAQLPNNFIDSRETQISHVMAILNRFLALLALFRGGNHPFLKPFVDIIATMNRPDLPGPPTAW from the exons ATGGATAGCCAGTTCCAATTCATTCTAGATCATACTTTCTCCCGTATTCTCCAGCCACGCGCCTGCGACCAGTGTTACGCGCGTAAAGTGAGG TGTGAGCGGACTGCACCCTGCGAGACGTGCACCATCACGGGCTTGACCTGCACCTATCGCCGGGGGCCACctaagaagaaggctggCACCAGGCTGACTGCAAGGGCCGCCAATCACCCCAATACATCACGGCTGTCTCAGCCTGCTCCAAGACCATCGACACGGAGAGGCGCTCCCAACGACAACGTAGCGGTGCCAGCTGCCTATAGCTGGCATCATCAGAGTTCCGACACTGGCTCAGACACATCAACAGCAGTCGCCTTGCTAGGAAACCGTCATAATGCAGTCATCGACAACGTTGGCCCGCTACGCGGGTATCCCACCGCTGTCGGAGAGGCCGTCACTCTTGGGTCTGCAAGTGACAATCAACTCGACCAAA CGTCATGGACAGATTCACCAGCCGTTTTCTGGGCAGACGTGCCGCCGTTCGCGACATGGACATGCGCGGCGCAGTCTACCATGCCACTGCCGATGTTGGGGTCGCCACGCCCACCGACCCGATTGGCCTCATGCATCCCGCGTTGGCCACCCACGAGAAGGCAGTCTCTCGGCACGATCGCTGGCGATGGCTTCACTTCTCCCTTGGACGCAGCCCAGATTTCGCAGCTTGTCGACATCTTCCTCTCTCGGCTTCATTTATCTATGCCCTTCTTCAAGAGATCCTATCTGTCGGACAACGTCAGACATGGCCAGCACGAACGCGATCGACAATTCAATGCTCTCTTGCATAGTATTTGCGCTTACACCCTGTTCCAGCCCATCGTTAGCGAAGATAGGCACCTTTTCTCCGGCCGGTTGAAACTCGCTGAATCGGTTCTTTCCTGCAGCATTGCCTTGCACGGTTGCAGAGACTTTGGCCAGGAACCAACCATCGATACCGTCATCAccagcttcttccttttcGGATGCCAGTTCTGCCGTGGTAATCACAATGCCGCGCTGGTTCGGTTACGAGAGGCCCAGGTTCTGGCGGAACTTCTACACTTGAATGACCCTTCTGGATATGGCAACATCATGCCAGGTGAATTCGATCGCAGAGTGAGAACGGTGACTGCATTGATTATTATTGACAG GATATACGCTCTCCAACGAGCCACCAAGCTTCAGATGCCGAGACTGATGGCTTCGGAAGTCATGGACCTCCATAGTCTCATCAATGGTGCTTCTTCGCCAGAAGAGGCTCCCGAAGACCTGGCCATTGAGGGCATACGTCAAATGATCGACTCTACCGACTTCGTCGATGACACTGTTGTGCGATGCTGGAAGAACTCGTGTCAGATGGATCCCGAAGAACAGCACGTCACACCGGAAAGGGTGACATATCTGCTCGCACGCTACATGAGACCTTTGCGCCCGACATCTGCGACCGGCACGGAGGCACAGCATGCTGACATCTTGATTACCCGGCATTGGATCTGCAGCATGCTCTGGACCCTCTCATTCCACCACGGCTACACCTCCTTCTCTGCGTCGAGCAAGGAGTTGCAACCATCATACGCCGTGCATATCGCTGCGGAAACTGTAGAGGCGTGCTCCAAGTTTGCCCTCAGTTCTTTGGAAACGCATGGAGTCGGCCTGGTGGAAAAACTCTTTGAAATCGCTGTTAACCTCACGCAGGTGGCTCGGGCTTTCGAGCTTAACATGGAACGGACCGACGGCGGCAACGCCATATCAGGCTCCAGATCCAGTGCGGTCTTGGAGACTGAGAGCTTAGATCCGACGTACGTGGCACCGCCGTCCGAGGAATTGGACTGGACGGCTCAGCTCCCCAACAATTTCATAGACTCGCGGGAGACCCAGATAAGCCATGTCATGGCTATACTTAATAGGTTCTTGGCCTTATTGGCTTTGTTTCGAGGGGGAAATCACCCGTTCCTCAAGCCTTTCGTGGACATCATAGCAACTATGAACCGGCCGGACCTTCCAGGGCCTCCGACGGCTTGGTAA